In a single window of the Pongo abelii isolate AG06213 chromosome 1, NHGRI_mPonAbe1-v2.0_pri, whole genome shotgun sequence genome:
- the LOC100432881 gene encoding LOW QUALITY PROTEIN: olfactory receptor 2G6 (The sequence of the model RefSeq protein was modified relative to this genomic sequence to represent the inferred CDS: deleted 1 base in 1 codon): MEETNNSSEKGFLLLGFSDQPQLERFLFAIILYFYILSLLGNTAIILVCCLDSRLHTPMYFFLSNLSCVDICFTTSVAPQLLVTMNKKDKTMSYGGCVAQLYVAMGLGSSECILLAVMAYDRYAAVCRPLHYIAIMHPRLCASLASGAWLSGLITSLTQCSLTVQLPLCGHRILDHIFCEVPVLIKLACVDTTFNEAELFVASVVFLIVPVLLILVSYGFITQAVLRIKSAVGRQKAFGTCSSHLVVVIIFYGTIIFMYLQPANSRSKNQRKFVSLFYTIVTPLLNPIIYTLRNKDVKGALRTLILGNAVGQSHRD; encoded by the exons ATGGAGGAAACCAACAACAGCTCTGAAAAGGGATTTCTTCTCCTGGGATTTTCAGATCAGCCTCAGCTAGAGAGGTTTCTTTTTGCCATCATTTTGTACTTCTACATCTTGAGCCTTCTGGGGAACACTGCCATCATACTAGTATGTTGTCTGGACTCCAGACTCCACACTCCAATGTACTTCTTCCTCAGCAACCTCTCATGTGTGGACATCTGCTTTACCACCAGTGTTGCCCCACAGTTGCTGGTTACCATGAATAAGAAAGACAAAACCATGAGCTACGGTGGCTGTGTGGCCCAGCTCTACGTGGCCATGGGGTTGGGCTCATCTGAGTGTATTCTCTTGGCCGTCATGGCTTATGACCGCTATGCTGCTGTCTGCCGGCCACTGCACTACATAGCCATTATGCACCCCAGGCTCTGTGCGTCTCTGGCCAGTGGAGCATGGCTCAGCGGCCTCATCACCTCCCTAACTCAGTGCTCCCTCACTGTGCAG TTGCCCCTCTGTGGTCATCGCATACTGGATCATATTTTCTGTGAGGTGCCAGTGCTCATCAAACTGGCCTGTGTGGATACGACTTTCAACGAGGCAGAACTCTTTGTGGCCAGTGTAGTCTTTCTAATTGTCCCGGTGTTACTCATCTTAGTCTCCTATGGCTTTATCACCCAAGCTGTGTTAAGGATAAAATCAGCTGTGGGCCGCCAAAAGGCCTTTGGGACCTGTTCCTCTCACCTGGTTGTGGTCATCATTTTCTATGGGACCATCATATTCATGTACCTTCAACCGGCCAATAGTAGATCCAAAAACCAGAGaaagtttgtttctcttttctatacCATAGTCACCCCACTTTTAAACCCCATTATCTACACTCTGAGAAACAAAGATGTGAAAGGGGCCTTGAGGACCCTGATATTGGGAAATGCTGTTGGACAAAGCCACAGGGACTAG